In the Ipomoea triloba cultivar NCNSP0323 chromosome 6, ASM357664v1 genome, one interval contains:
- the LOC116022495 gene encoding zinc finger protein ENHYDROUS-like, with translation MAAPSEGETSAQLSVVSKRKRSLPGTPDPDAEVIALSPKSLLATNRFVCEICSKGFQRDQNLQLHRRGHNLPWTLKQRGGKPKRRVYVCPETTCVHHHPSRALGDLTGIKKHFCRKHGEKKFKCERCSKKYAVRSDWKAHSKTCGTKEYRCDCGTIFSRKDSFITHRAFCDALAQESMRYQPLEEPSKVAAPPPPSTTATSSSSPPPPPLTPSTGVLSPVVSVQSSDLAENQSGLSHHKKPTLPPVPTAGAGVPLFSTSNVNGEALQSVFASSTVAGDSRPPPPGSAGGGSAEPMFLSLSCPIYLSGNAASSVFPWAASRQFAAPSRPPAALSATALLQKAAEIGATSSHGSFLCSLGLATSSGSKPQDVKQENKSISSPSSPTMIFGNNPPTLDFLGVGAGATTPPSFLGSMNNGSGAGVASTGDCWDDTSDRKFGFLQQNI, from the exons ATGGCGGCTCCGTCAGAGGGGGAAACGTCCGCTCAGCTCAGTGTTGTATCCAAGAGAAAGCGAAGCCTTCCCGGAACTCCCG ATCCGGATGCGGAAGTGATAGCTTTATCGCCGAAATCTCTTTTAGCGACGAATAGATTTGTGTGCGAGATCTGTAGCAAAGGGTTTCAGAGGGACCAGAATTTGCAGCTTCACCGGCGCGGCCACAACTTGCCGTGGACGCTAAAGCAGAGGGGCGGCAAGCCCAAGAGACGCGTGTACGTCTGCCCGGAGACCACGTGCGTCCACCACCACCCCTCCCGAGCCCTCGGCGATCTCACCGGAATCAAAAAACACTTCTGCCGGAAACACGGCGAGAAGAAGTTTAAGTGTGAGCGGTGCAGTAAGAAATACGCCGTCCGGTCCGACTGGAAAGCCCATTCCAAAACCTGCGGCACTAAAGAGTACCGTTGTGATTGCGGGACGATTTTTTCGAG GAAGGATAGCTTTATAACCCATAGGGCCTTTTGCGACGCGTTGGCGCAAGAATCCATGAGATATCAGCCATTAGAGGAACCTTCAAAAGTtgcggcgccgccgccgccgtccaCGACGGCGACGTCTTCTTCCAGCCCCCCGCCTCCTCCTCTAACTCCGTCAACCGGAGTCTTGTCTCCGGTTGTTTCCGTCCAAAGCTCAG ATTTGGCTGAGAATCAAAGTGGGCTTTCACACCACAAAAAGCCAACATTGCCTCCCGTACCCACCGCCGGCGCCGGAGTGCCGTTATTCTCAACGTCCAATGTCAACGGCGAGGCTCTTCAGAGCGTGTTCGCGTCTTCAACCGTCGCCGGAGACTCGCGTCCGCCGCCGCCGGGATCTGCCGGCGGGGGAAGTGCAGAGCCAATGTTTCTCTCTCTATCGTGTCCGATTTATCTCTCCGGCAATGCGGCTTCATCGGTGTTTCCATGGGCGGCGTCCCGGCAGTTCGCGGCGCCTAGCCGGCCCCCGGCGGCGCTCTCGGCGACGGCGTTGCTGCAAAAGGCGGCGGAAATCGGCGCGACGTCGTCTCACGGCTCGTTTCTCTGCAGCCTTGGATTAGCGACGTCGAGCGGTTCTAAACCGCAAGATGTGAAGCAGGAGAATAAGTCAATCTCGTCGCCGTCGTCTCCGACGATGATCTTCGGCAACAATCCTCCGACGCTCGATTTTCTCGGCGTGGGAGCGGGTGCGACTACTCCGCCTTCTTTTCTGGGCTCAATGAATAATGGCTCCGGCGCCGGCGTGGCTTCTACCGGAGACTGCTGGGATGACACCTCCGATCGGAAATTTGGTTTCCTTcagcaaaatatataa
- the LOC116022497 gene encoding deSI-like protein At4g17486 encodes MKLKKTKGWKSVIPLRLKEKSAARFCLFPKSRSDGYGPGDTPVYLNVYDLTHVNGYVYWAGFGVFHSGVEVHGVEYAFGAHDYPTSGVFEVEPGHCPGFKFRKSIFIGTTRLNPNQVREFIERQAAIYNGDTYHLIMKNCNHFCEDICYKLTGKKIPKWVNRLAKLGSMFNFVLPEGLKIAAVQHDPNGKEYESEKRKLKSDYCRIPSTSSTRQKRFSTSSTSSLFLQSPLRGCLTSWKLSRSNNHSLKGR; translated from the exons atgaaattaaagaaaacgAAAGGATGGAAGTCGGTTATTCCCCTCCGTTTGAAAGAAAAATCAGCAGCCCGCTTCTGCTTGTTTCCAAAATCAAGGTCAGATGGTTATGGCCCTGGTGATACACCGGTTTACCTTAATGTGTACGACTTGACTCACGTGAATGGCTATGTCTATTGGGCGGGCTTTGGTGTCTTTCATTCCGGTGTGGAAG TTCATGGTGTAGAATATGCATTTGGAGCTCATGATTATCCGACCAGTGGGGTATTCGAAGTTGAACCGGGGCACTGCCCGGGGTTCAAGTTTAGGAAGTCAATATTCATTGGGACCACACGTTTGAATCCAAACCAGGTGAGGGAGTTTATCGAGCGCCAAGCTGCTATCTACAATGGCGACACGTATCACTTGATCATGAAAAACTGCAACCATTTCTGCGAGGACATATGCTACAAGCTTACGGGGAAGAAAATCCCAAAATGGGTGAACCGCCTTGCGAAATTAG GTTCAATGTTCAACTTCGTGTTACCCGAGGGCCTAAAGATTGCTGCTGTGCAACACGACCCTAATGGCAAAGAATACGAGTCTGAGAAGAGAAAGTTGAAAAGCGATTATTGCCGTATCCCTTCAACTTCTTCAACCAGGCAGAAGCGGTTTTCAACGTCCTCAACGTCCTCGCTGTTTCTGCAGTCGCCATTGAGAGGCTGCTTAACATCGTGGAAATTGAGCAGGTCTAACAATCATTCCCTAAAGGGGAGATGA